One Streptomyces puniciscabiei DNA window includes the following coding sequences:
- a CDS encoding pyridoxamine 5'-phosphate oxidase family protein, protein MGIITEDMRQIVTSAKLAFVATVCEDGSPNLSPKGSVRVYDDDHLVFMNMASPNTVENLRHNPLVEVNVIDFLLRRGYRFKGTAEIRGEGDPVYDWSRQWVLNTHGDPIYPCHEAVLIRVDRVLRVDSPAYTFGHANEDDLKHEWAANYGVTYL, encoded by the coding sequence ATGGGAATAATCACTGAGGACATGCGGCAGATCGTCACCAGCGCCAAGCTGGCGTTCGTTGCGACGGTCTGCGAGGACGGCTCTCCGAACCTCTCCCCGAAGGGGTCCGTGCGCGTCTACGACGACGATCACCTGGTATTCATGAACATGGCCTCGCCCAATACGGTGGAGAACCTGCGGCACAATCCGCTGGTTGAGGTCAACGTGATCGACTTCCTGCTCCGGCGGGGTTACCGCTTCAAGGGAACGGCCGAGATCCGCGGGGAAGGCGACCCGGTGTACGACTGGTCCCGCCAGTGGGTGCTGAACACCCACGGCGATCCCATCTACCCGTGCCACGAGGCCGTACTGATCAGGGTGGACCGGGTGCTGCGGGTGGACTCTCCCGCGTACACGTTCGGGCACGCGAACGAGGATGACCTGAAGCATGAGTGGGCCGCCAACTACGGTGTGACATACCTTTGA
- a CDS encoding DUF6510 family protein yields MNTEEDPLSVHPEDGHVDGNAVAGALSLVLGREASTIVLECAACGDRHRVAETRVYLRCPGMVVRCPACSECEALLVDRPRGLQLTLMSIRTLQLP; encoded by the coding sequence GTGAACACAGAGGAAGACCCCCTCTCGGTGCATCCAGAGGACGGCCACGTGGACGGCAACGCCGTCGCCGGAGCGTTGTCGCTGGTCCTGGGCCGGGAGGCAAGCACCATCGTCCTGGAGTGCGCCGCGTGCGGCGATCGGCACCGCGTCGCCGAGACCCGGGTCTACCTGCGCTGTCCCGGCATGGTGGTGCGCTGCCCAGCGTGCTCGGAGTGCGAGGCGCTGCTCGTCGACCGACCCCGCGGGCTACAGCTCACGCTGATGTCGATCCGTACCTTGCAGCTGCCGTGA
- a CDS encoding molybdopterin-dependent oxidoreductase — translation MVTRGFTGRPRRTEGAVPPGQYVTDDFPVLTAGPTQHVPNRAWELVVTDGTTERTYAWESLRGLGVVDLTTDIHCVTHWSKLRTTWQGVPVAAVLEDAGVADEPYALVSSYGGYTTNLLVEDLVDRDAIVAVGFEGGPIPAEHGGPVRLLVPHLYLWKSAKWLRGIRVMPEDELGFWETAGYHHRGDPFLEQRYYGS, via the coding sequence ATGGTTACGCGGGGATTCACAGGCCGTCCTCGACGCACGGAAGGCGCGGTCCCTCCGGGGCAGTACGTCACCGACGACTTCCCCGTGCTCACGGCGGGGCCGACCCAGCATGTACCGAACCGGGCGTGGGAGCTGGTGGTCACTGACGGGACCACGGAGCGGACCTACGCATGGGAATCGCTTCGCGGTCTCGGCGTAGTGGACCTGACGACTGACATCCACTGTGTCACGCACTGGTCCAAACTGAGGACGACCTGGCAGGGCGTTCCGGTGGCGGCCGTGCTGGAGGACGCGGGGGTGGCCGACGAGCCCTACGCGCTGGTGTCCTCCTACGGCGGCTACACCACGAATCTCCTGGTGGAGGATCTGGTGGACCGCGACGCGATCGTCGCGGTGGGCTTCGAGGGCGGTCCCATCCCCGCCGAGCACGGCGGGCCGGTCCGGCTGCTGGTGCCGCACCTGTATCTGTGGAAGTCCGCCAAGTGGCTGCGCGGGATCCGTGTGATGCCCGAAGACGAGCTGGGATTCTGGGAAACCGCCGGCTACCACCACCGCGGTGACCCGTTCCTCGAGCAGCGTTACTACGGGAGCTGA
- a CDS encoding NADP-dependent oxidoreductase produces the protein MKASGVSGPDADVVLLEVPEPSAPGAGQLLLEVEAAGVGPWDRLLNGAGWDVGLRPPAALGVEGVGRVVAVGPDVEGFAVGDRVLAHEAPLPGGSGFWAERVLITAASAAICPAGLDPVQAGALPVAGLTAYQSLEVLGLSRGERLLITNGGGATGVLALQIAAARGIEVTVTASASAAERLRGLGALAVVDYHDPDWAGRVRGGFDGVLIAAGGTARAALSLVRDGGRLVSLTSDAPAGERGITSTDLYVRPDAAQLAHLAEAVVEGKLKQNVEALPLNEGPAAFARVSAGQAGGKKLVLT, from the coding sequence ATGAAGGCAAGCGGAGTGTCGGGACCCGATGCGGACGTCGTCCTCCTGGAGGTGCCTGAGCCGTCGGCTCCTGGTGCTGGTCAGCTTCTGCTGGAGGTGGAGGCGGCCGGTGTCGGTCCGTGGGATCGGTTGCTGAACGGTGCGGGCTGGGATGTGGGGCTGCGTCCGCCGGCGGCGCTGGGTGTGGAGGGCGTGGGCCGGGTTGTGGCTGTGGGTCCTGATGTCGAGGGCTTTGCTGTCGGTGACCGGGTGCTTGCGCATGAGGCCCCGTTGCCCGGTGGCAGTGGCTTCTGGGCTGAGCGGGTGCTGATCACTGCGGCCAGTGCTGCGATTTGCCCGGCGGGGCTGGATCCGGTGCAGGCGGGGGCGCTGCCGGTTGCCGGGCTCACGGCGTACCAGTCACTGGAGGTGCTGGGGCTGAGCCGGGGGGAGCGGCTTCTGATCACCAATGGTGGTGGGGCGACCGGTGTGCTGGCGTTGCAGATTGCTGCTGCTCGAGGGATCGAGGTGACGGTGACGGCGTCCGCTTCGGCTGCTGAGCGCCTGCGTGGTCTGGGTGCGTTGGCGGTCGTCGACTACCACGACCCGGATTGGGCGGGTCGGGTTCGTGGTGGGTTCGATGGTGTGCTGATCGCTGCTGGCGGTACGGCTCGGGCCGCGCTGTCGCTGGTGCGGGACGGTGGGCGTCTGGTGTCGCTGACCTCGGACGCGCCGGCGGGGGAGCGTGGTATCACCAGTACGGATCTCTACGTCCGGCCTGATGCCGCTCAGCTTGCCCATCTGGCGGAGGCGGTCGTGGAGGGAAAGCTGAAGCAGAACGTGGAAGCGCTCCCGTTGAATGAGGGGCCGGCCGCTTTCGCCCGGGTGTCCGCCGGGCAGGCCGGTGGCAAGAAGCTCGTGCTGACCTGA
- a CDS encoding class I SAM-dependent methyltransferase has translation MSVDVVPHVAGRLAAAVQVGERVGEMLVDLAQGRAEFQVVGPRGRVGEEEAVCAGLVETVHVGRVEEGREHFGHRAARVRGLVQERGDRVGSVVQGLAVEGGLGAVDQPDASYDTVVTSLMLHHLPEDLRPTALRQIHRVLRPGGRLLVVEFRPPKSVIGRRLVHGGAGHAMAHHRVDLLDGLIVDAGFEVSGHGDVRPWLYYGLRTGMAHGAVSSAHGSDRAPTTSGRRGGRRPE, from the coding sequence GTGAGCGTCGATGTCGTCCCGCACGTCGCCGGCCGCCTGGCCGCGGCGGTGCAGGTCGGCGAGCGTGTCGGCGAAATGCTGGTGGACCTGGCGCAGGGACGCGCCGAGTTCCAGGTCGTGGGCCCGCGCGGTCGCGTCGGCGAAGAGGAAGCCGTGTGCGCCGGGCTGGTGGAAACGGTCCATGTGGGCCGGGTCGAGGAAGGACGCGAGCACTTCGGGCACCGGGCGGCCCGCGTCCGCGGCCTGGTGCAGGAGCGCGGAGACCGCGTGGGTAGCGTGGTCCAGGGCCTCGCGGTAGAGGGCGGACTTGGAGCCGTCGACCAGCCGGACGCCTCCTACGACACGGTCGTCACCAGCCTGATGCTCCATCACCTGCCGGAAGACCTCCGGCCCACCGCCCTGCGCCAGATACACCGCGTCCTGCGGCCCGGCGGACGGCTGTTGGTGGTGGAGTTCCGCCCGCCGAAGAGCGTGATCGGCCGCCGTCTGGTGCACGGCGGAGCCGGGCACGCCATGGCCCACCACCGGGTGGATCTCCTGGATGGCCTCATCGTGGACGCGGGATTCGAGGTGAGCGGCCACGGCGACGTACGCCCCTGGCTGTACTACGGACTACGTACAGGCATGGCGCACGGGGCAGTGAGCAGCGCACACGGCAGCGACCGGGCGCCGACCACGTCGGGCCGGCGGGGAGGGCGACGTCCTGAGTGA
- a CDS encoding carboxymuconolactone decarboxylase family protein produces the protein MARLNVPSSDDVPAGAQGILGNIGGQLGFVPNMFKTIASNPTVLDAVVTLQSTMSRVLDAKTRHTIALAVSEVNGCAYCLAIHTYVSSELSGMSSDDIDLARAGSSVDPKRAAAARFAQRVVESRGRVSDADLAAVRGAGYTDPQILAIVTVAVQALLTNFLNNVNQTDIDIPSASSVGMSS, from the coding sequence ATGGCACGACTGAACGTTCCCTCTTCCGACGATGTCCCCGCGGGTGCGCAAGGCATCCTCGGCAACATTGGCGGACAGCTCGGCTTCGTCCCGAACATGTTCAAGACCATCGCGTCGAACCCGACCGTTCTTGACGCCGTCGTGACGCTGCAGAGCACCATGAGTCGCGTTCTGGACGCGAAGACGCGGCACACCATCGCGCTCGCGGTCTCGGAGGTCAACGGCTGCGCTTACTGCCTGGCGATTCACACGTACGTGTCATCCGAACTCAGCGGCATGTCGAGCGACGACATCGACCTGGCTCGCGCCGGGAGCTCGGTGGACCCCAAGCGCGCCGCAGCCGCTCGCTTCGCTCAGCGGGTGGTCGAGAGCCGCGGGCGAGTCAGCGACGCAGACCTCGCGGCTGTGCGCGGCGCCGGCTACACCGACCCGCAGATCCTGGCGATCGTCACGGTCGCAGTGCAGGCCCTGCTGACCAATTTTCTCAACAACGTCAACCAGACCGACATCGACATCCCCTCCGCCAGCTCGGTCGGTATGTCCAGCTGA
- a CDS encoding FAD-binding oxidoreductase, whose protein sequence is MRPVQGWRTVTVAGTTRETASARSIRFTVADWPGHVAGQHVDVRLTAEDGYQATRSYSLSSAPDEAPQITVERVDDGEVSPYLVDIASDGDVLEVMGPVGGYFVWEPDDDAPLLLVAGGSGIAPMRAIWRAARAHGTPVRLVYSARTADRVIFGDELSSPGGPETTVRLTRERAPGFEYGRLRAAQLSALLGSGGVREPRLRVYVCGPTTFVEDTARALTDAGADTDLLRTERFG, encoded by the coding sequence TTGCGACCTGTCCAAGGCTGGCGAACCGTCACCGTCGCCGGTACAACGCGTGAAACCGCCTCCGCGCGCAGCATCCGGTTCACCGTCGCCGACTGGCCGGGCCATGTGGCCGGCCAGCACGTCGATGTCCGGCTCACCGCCGAGGACGGGTACCAGGCCACCCGCAGTTACTCACTGTCCTCCGCGCCTGACGAGGCGCCGCAGATCACCGTGGAACGCGTGGACGACGGCGAGGTGTCCCCGTACCTGGTCGACATCGCCAGTGACGGTGATGTCCTGGAGGTCATGGGACCGGTAGGGGGCTACTTCGTGTGGGAGCCCGACGACGACGCACCGCTGCTTCTGGTGGCCGGCGGCTCCGGCATCGCGCCGATGCGCGCGATCTGGCGTGCCGCCCGCGCTCACGGCACCCCCGTGCGACTGGTGTACTCCGCGCGTACGGCCGATCGGGTCATCTTCGGCGACGAGCTGAGCAGTCCCGGCGGGCCGGAGACCACCGTTCGGCTCACCCGGGAACGGGCGCCGGGATTCGAGTACGGCCGGCTGAGAGCCGCTCAGCTGAGTGCGCTGCTTGGCTCCGGTGGCGTTCGCGAGCCGCGGCTGCGGGTTTACGTGTGCGGCCCGACCACATTCGTGGAGGACACTGCACGCGCACTGACCGACGCCGGCGCGGACACTGATCTGTTGAGGACAGAGAGGTTCGGATAG
- a CDS encoding TetR/AcrR family transcriptional regulator, with protein MEATTRARVPRKLTDKGQATRTRILEHAAELIYTNGVHATNNEQLRRAAGVSGSQLNHYFPTKESLVLAVIAWQADRVLAFHRDERFSSFEDFDAFREWADFYAGYERAYQEGCSLGSLASEIIKTDLDVHDELASAFDQWRDIFRDGLQHMQQLGRISTDADPTQLANLLLSAFQGGSLLAQVARDITPLRDALQAAIDYVQTFVRSPEVDVLQVR; from the coding sequence ATGGAAGCCACGACACGAGCTCGGGTGCCTCGCAAGCTCACGGACAAGGGCCAGGCGACGCGTACCCGGATCCTGGAGCATGCCGCGGAACTCATCTACACGAACGGAGTCCACGCGACGAACAACGAGCAGCTCCGTCGCGCAGCCGGCGTCAGTGGGTCACAGCTCAACCACTACTTCCCGACCAAGGAGAGTCTCGTCCTGGCAGTCATCGCATGGCAGGCCGATCGCGTCCTCGCATTCCATCGCGATGAGCGATTCTCCTCCTTCGAGGATTTCGACGCATTTCGGGAGTGGGCGGATTTCTACGCCGGCTACGAGCGCGCCTACCAGGAAGGCTGCAGCCTCGGCTCCCTCGCGAGCGAGATCATCAAGACCGACCTTGACGTCCACGATGAGCTCGCGAGTGCGTTCGATCAGTGGCGGGACATCTTCCGCGACGGGCTCCAGCACATGCAGCAACTCGGCCGCATCAGCACTGACGCGGATCCGACGCAGCTGGCCAATCTGCTTCTCTCCGCATTCCAGGGCGGCAGCCTCCTCGCTCAGGTCGCTCGGGACATCACACCGCTGAGGGACGCGTTGCAGGCAGCCATCGATTACGTGCAGACCTTCGTGAGGTCTCCCGAAGTCGACGTACTGCAGGTTCGCTAG
- a CDS encoding NADP-dependent oxidoreductase, translating into MKAIVATDPAAEAAGITLAERPEPTPAINDVVVEVHASGFVPAEWEWPSTWVDRAGRDRAQAIIGHEFAGVVTSLGYGTTGLSAGQRVFGITDWHRDGTLAEYAAVEARNLAPLPGNVDFTVGASLPISGLTAWQGLFQHGRLQAGQSVLAHGAAGAVGSVVTQLAREFGAYVIGTGRAADRQAALDFGANEFLDLATEDLDDIGGVDVVFDVIGADIQRRSARIIRPGGTLVSVVGPVEARPVDGLAVDFVVESVPSQLVEIVDRVRDGRLRTHIGTVATLDDAVPALNPTERRKGKTVIRVRP; encoded by the coding sequence GTGAAGGCAATCGTCGCGACGGATCCTGCCGCGGAAGCAGCCGGGATCACACTCGCGGAGCGGCCTGAGCCGACGCCGGCGATCAACGACGTCGTCGTTGAAGTCCATGCGTCGGGCTTCGTCCCCGCGGAGTGGGAGTGGCCCTCGACGTGGGTCGATCGCGCCGGTCGCGATCGGGCCCAGGCGATCATCGGCCACGAGTTCGCCGGAGTGGTCACCTCCCTCGGCTACGGCACGACAGGGCTCTCGGCGGGACAGCGGGTGTTCGGGATCACGGACTGGCACCGCGATGGAACCCTGGCCGAGTACGCGGCCGTGGAGGCACGCAACCTGGCGCCGCTGCCGGGGAACGTCGACTTCACGGTGGGTGCGAGCCTGCCGATCTCCGGCCTGACCGCATGGCAAGGTCTGTTCCAGCACGGTCGTCTTCAGGCGGGGCAGAGCGTCCTCGCACACGGCGCCGCCGGCGCAGTCGGGTCTGTGGTTACCCAGCTCGCCCGGGAGTTCGGCGCCTACGTCATCGGTACCGGGCGGGCGGCGGACCGCCAGGCGGCGCTCGACTTCGGCGCGAACGAGTTCCTCGACCTCGCCACCGAGGATCTCGACGACATCGGCGGGGTCGACGTGGTCTTCGATGTCATCGGCGCTGACATCCAAAGGCGCTCGGCGAGAATCATCCGGCCTGGCGGGACGCTGGTGTCGGTGGTCGGGCCTGTTGAGGCTCGCCCTGTCGACGGCTTGGCGGTCGACTTCGTCGTCGAGTCCGTTCCGAGTCAGCTGGTGGAGATCGTCGACCGGGTGCGGGACGGGCGCCTTCGCACGCACATCGGAACCGTCGCGACCCTCGACGACGCCGTCCCTGCGCTCAACCCGACCGAGCGGCGCAAGGGCAAGACCGTCATTCGCGTGCGCCCCTGA
- a CDS encoding beta-1,3-glucanase family protein, translating to MQSSAGAPTRRPPVGAARPRAALGLVVVLIAACFAVLAPTPARAADQLLSQGRPATASSTENGSFPASAAVDGNTGTRWSSAFSDPQWLRVDLGSVQQLSRVTLNWEAAYATAFQIQTSTDASTWTTVYSTTTTTTGGTQDIAISGSGRYVRLYGTARGTPYGYSLWEFQVYGPGGTTPPDDFWGSTSDIPPASNAVEVKILNRTNGKYPDSQVYWSFNGQVHSIAEQPYLDMPANSAGRMYFYLGSPNSPYYDFIEFTVGNNVFNGNTTRVDAFGLKLAMRLHSKDGYDAEVGENRQTFAEDRATTFQRFTDAVPDQFKVLAQTQAPYRIIAPGSDPSFRAGGANANYFAAYAQSVGVNAATSDIFGCAASLAGNPDMCAALNRHVATLPASQQSDPAQFYKAAPANYYAKFWHDNAINHLAYGFPYDDVAGQSSFISHADPQWLLVAVGW from the coding sequence ATGCAGAGTTCCGCCGGCGCACCCACCCGCAGACCGCCGGTCGGCGCCGCACGCCCACGCGCGGCCCTCGGCCTGGTCGTCGTCCTGATCGCCGCCTGCTTCGCAGTCCTGGCACCGACGCCCGCGCGCGCCGCCGACCAGTTGCTGTCCCAGGGCAGGCCCGCCACCGCCTCCTCGACCGAGAACGGCTCCTTTCCCGCAAGCGCTGCGGTCGACGGCAACACAGGCACCCGCTGGTCCTCTGCCTTCTCCGACCCGCAATGGCTGCGGGTCGACCTCGGATCCGTCCAGCAGCTCAGCCGTGTCACCCTGAACTGGGAGGCCGCCTACGCGACCGCCTTCCAGATCCAGACGTCCACCGACGCCAGCACCTGGACCACCGTCTACTCCACCACCACCACCACCACCGGCGGAACGCAGGACATCGCCATCTCCGGCAGTGGCCGCTACGTCCGCCTCTACGGCACCGCGCGGGGCACCCCGTACGGCTACTCCCTGTGGGAGTTCCAGGTCTACGGCCCCGGCGGCACCACCCCGCCGGACGACTTCTGGGGCAGCACCAGCGACATCCCCCCGGCGAGCAACGCCGTCGAGGTGAAGATCCTCAACCGCACCAACGGCAAGTACCCCGACAGCCAGGTGTACTGGAGCTTCAACGGGCAGGTGCACTCCATCGCCGAGCAGCCCTACCTCGACATGCCGGCCAACTCCGCGGGCCGCATGTACTTCTACCTCGGTTCGCCCAACAGCCCGTACTACGACTTCATCGAGTTCACCGTCGGCAACAACGTCTTCAACGGCAACACCACCCGGGTCGACGCCTTCGGCCTCAAGCTGGCCATGCGCCTGCACAGCAAGGACGGTTACGACGCCGAGGTCGGCGAGAACCGGCAGACCTTCGCCGAGGACCGCGCCACCACCTTCCAGCGCTTCACCGACGCCGTTCCGGACCAGTTCAAGGTCCTGGCCCAGACCCAGGCCCCGTACCGGATCATCGCGCCCGGCAGCGACCCCAGTTTCCGCGCGGGCGGCGCCAACGCGAACTACTTCGCCGCCTACGCCCAGTCAGTGGGCGTGAACGCGGCCACCTCCGACATCTTCGGCTGCGCCGCCTCGCTGGCGGGCAACCCCGACATGTGTGCCGCCCTCAACCGCCACGTCGCCACCCTGCCGGCCTCCCAGCAGTCCGACCCGGCCCAGTTCTACAAGGCGGCACCAGCCAACTACTACGCCAAGTTCTGGCACGACAACGCCATCAACCACCTCGCCTACGGTTTCCCCTACGACGACGTGGCGGGCCAGTCCTCCTTCATCTCCCACGCCGATCCGCAATGGCTCCTGGTCGCCGTCGGCTGGTAG
- a CDS encoding RICIN domain-containing protein produces MTDVPAAVPAARDRAPRRRRRTAALTTAFLLPAAAGIALATAPSAAAASIPTAPTAVVNAGSGKCVDASGGATGNGTAVQQYACNGTGAQSWQFTPTDGGYYRIGVASAPDQVWDETGVSTADGAPTQLWLYGGGANQQWQPVAEASGTYHFVNRNSGKCLDVPSASTADSVQLQQYTCNGTAAQSFSLSAGITPPAGTPDFGPNVTVFDPSMPTSTIQSKINQVYSTQQNNEFGTQRNALLFTPGTYNVDIPVGYYTQVAGLGLSPDQVSITGGGVHVEGHTSDGNATQNFWRDAENMSVSPGSGSTMWAVSQADPFRRMDVHGSMKLWDDTHGTSTNWSSGGYIGDSRVSGQINSGTQQQFLTQDTAMNGGWTGHNWNMVFVGDTGAPATSFPNPQYTTVAQSPVMREKPFIYVDSSGNWQVFVPSVGTNVQGPDWTNGNAPGTSLPISQFYIVMPGDTATTINNALAAGKNLIVTPGVYHLSAPLDITRPDTVVLGLGLATLVPDNGVTAITTADADGIDIAGLLISANTTNSNTLMQVGPTGSTARHTADPIVLHDVFFRIGGDIAGKATQSLVINSNDVIGDDLWLWRADHTNGVGWTTNPAAGGLIVNGNNVTMYGLAVEHYQKYQTTWNGNGGRTYFYQSETPYDVPDQAGWTTSGGDLGYASYKVANSVTSHEAWGVGVYAYLRDNPSVVLGHAIEVPTTSAVKFHSMVTTVLGGDGTINHVIDNTGNQVTPSSNVAYLVSYP; encoded by the coding sequence GTGACCGACGTTCCCGCCGCCGTCCCCGCCGCGCGCGACCGCGCACCCCGCCGGCGCAGACGCACGGCCGCCCTCACGACAGCCTTCCTGCTGCCGGCCGCCGCCGGTATCGCGCTGGCTACCGCCCCGAGTGCCGCCGCCGCGAGCATCCCCACCGCTCCCACCGCCGTCGTCAACGCAGGCAGCGGCAAGTGCGTCGACGCGAGCGGCGGTGCCACCGGCAACGGCACAGCCGTGCAGCAGTACGCCTGCAACGGCACCGGAGCGCAGTCCTGGCAGTTCACCCCGACCGACGGCGGCTACTACCGGATCGGCGTGGCCTCAGCGCCGGACCAGGTCTGGGACGAGACCGGCGTCTCCACCGCCGACGGCGCGCCGACCCAGCTGTGGCTCTACGGCGGCGGCGCCAACCAGCAGTGGCAGCCGGTCGCGGAGGCCTCCGGCACGTACCACTTCGTCAACCGCAACAGCGGCAAGTGCCTCGACGTGCCGTCCGCGTCCACCGCCGACAGCGTCCAGCTGCAGCAATACACCTGCAACGGCACCGCCGCCCAGTCCTTCTCGCTCTCCGCCGGCATCACCCCGCCGGCCGGCACCCCGGACTTCGGCCCCAACGTCACGGTGTTCGACCCGTCGATGCCGACGTCCACCATCCAGTCGAAGATCAACCAGGTCTACAGCACCCAGCAGAACAACGAGTTCGGCACCCAGCGCAACGCCCTGCTGTTCACCCCCGGCACCTACAACGTCGACATACCCGTCGGCTACTACACCCAGGTCGCCGGACTCGGCCTGTCACCGGACCAGGTGTCCATCACCGGCGGAGGCGTGCACGTCGAGGGTCACACCAGCGACGGCAACGCCACCCAGAACTTCTGGCGCGACGCCGAGAACATGTCGGTGAGCCCCGGCTCGGGCAGCACCATGTGGGCCGTCTCGCAGGCCGACCCGTTCCGGCGCATGGACGTGCACGGCAGCATGAAGCTGTGGGACGACACCCACGGCACCAGCACCAACTGGTCCAGCGGCGGCTACATCGGCGACTCGCGGGTCTCCGGCCAGATCAACTCCGGGACCCAGCAGCAGTTCCTCACCCAGGACACCGCCATGAACGGCGGCTGGACCGGGCACAACTGGAACATGGTCTTCGTCGGCGACACCGGCGCACCGGCGACCAGCTTCCCCAATCCGCAGTACACCACCGTCGCCCAGAGCCCCGTGATGCGCGAGAAGCCGTTCATCTACGTCGACAGCTCGGGCAACTGGCAGGTGTTCGTCCCCTCGGTGGGCACGAATGTCCAGGGCCCCGACTGGACGAACGGCAACGCCCCGGGCACCTCGCTGCCGATCAGCCAGTTCTACATCGTCATGCCCGGTGACACCGCCACGACGATCAACAACGCGCTCGCCGCCGGCAAGAACCTGATCGTCACCCCGGGCGTCTACCACCTGTCCGCCCCGCTCGACATCACCCGCCCCGACACCGTCGTCCTCGGCCTGGGCCTGGCCACCCTCGTCCCGGACAACGGCGTCACCGCGATCACCACCGCCGATGCCGACGGCATCGACATCGCCGGCCTGCTGATCAGCGCGAACACCACCAACTCCAACACCCTCATGCAGGTCGGCCCGACCGGCTCGACCGCCCGTCACACCGCCGACCCGATCGTGCTGCACGACGTGTTCTTCCGCATCGGCGGCGACATCGCCGGCAAGGCCACCCAGTCACTGGTGATCAACAGCAACGACGTCATCGGCGACGACCTCTGGCTGTGGCGCGCGGACCACACCAACGGCGTCGGCTGGACGACCAACCCGGCCGCAGGCGGACTGATCGTCAACGGCAACAACGTCACCATGTACGGCCTGGCGGTCGAGCACTACCAGAAGTACCAGACCACCTGGAACGGCAACGGCGGCCGCACGTACTTCTACCAGAGCGAGACCCCCTACGACGTGCCTGATCAGGCCGGCTGGACCACCAGCGGAGGGGACCTCGGCTACGCCTCCTACAAGGTCGCCAACTCGGTCACCTCCCACGAGGCGTGGGGTGTGGGTGTCTACGCCTACCTCCGCGACAACCCCTCCGTCGTCCTCGGCCACGCCATCGAGGTGCCTACCACGTCAGCGGTGAAGTTCCACAGCATGGTCACCACGGTCCTGGGTGGAGACGGCACCATCAACCACGTCATCGACAACACCGGCAACCAGGTAACCCCCAGCAGCAACGTGGCGTACCTGGTGAGCTATCCGTAA
- a CDS encoding carboxymuconolactone decarboxylase family protein gives MVLRGGQPARPWVDGPAAGLGDRREHAALPPRRTGDLIPAPVRERLAIATAEYNNCTYCLSAHTCIGAHVAEVDAEDPERARHAESAGPHGAALPALSDARGRGHIGETQLKAARAAGVTDAEIAEIVGNPALNIPTNHFNVLADTDNEWPVVSPHTHG, from the coding sequence GTGGTTCTCCGAGGCGGACAGCCCGCTCGGCCATGGGTAGACGGGCCGGCCGCCGGTCTTGGTGATCGCCGCGAGCATGCTGCCCTGCCCCCGCGGCGGACCGGGGACCTGATCCCGGCCCCGGTCCGGGAACGGCTGGCGATCGCCACCGCGGAGTACAACAATTGCACCTACTGCCTCTCCGCCCACACCTGCATAGGGGCGCATGTCGCCGAGGTCGACGCCGAGGATCCGGAGCGTGCCCGCCACGCGGAGTCCGCCGGCCCGCACGGGGCCGCGCTGCCGGCCCTGTCCGACGCCCGCGGCCGCGGCCACATCGGCGAGACGCAGCTCAAGGCTGCCCGGGCCGCGGGCGTCACTGACGCCGAGATCGCCGAGATCGTGGGCAATCCGGCGTTGAACATCCCCACGAACCACTTCAACGTGCTCGCCGATACCGACAACGAATGGCCGGTCGTCAGCCCGCACACCCACGGCTGA